The window GGCGCCGTCTCGCTGTTCGCCGGTGCGGCCACGCTCGGCGCCCTGGTGGTCGGCGTCCCCGCTCTCGCCGCGGGGATGGACGCGCCCTCGCTCACGGTGATCGCCCTGCTGCCGCTCGCGGTCTTCGAGGTCTTCGGGGCCGTTCCGCTCGCTCTGGGAGCCTGGCGTCGTGTCCGCACGAGCGCCGAGCGGATCGCGACGACGGCTCCGGTGGATGTGCCGGACGGCATCCCCGTGGATGCGCGGGACGCCGCATCCTTCGCCGGTCCCGGCGTGCCCGAGGTGCGGCTGGACGGGCTGTCGGCGCACTGGCCCGGTGAGCACACGCCGGTGCTGCGCGACCTGACGCTCCGGCTGGCGCCGGGGGAGCGGGTGCTGCTCACCGGTCCCACCGGTGCGGGAAAGACGGCGCTCGCGCACGTCCTCACCCGGCTGCTCGACCACGACGGCGGCTACCTGCTGGCCGGCCGGGAGACGCGGGGCCTGCGGCAGGACGACGTGCGCCAGGCGGTCGGCCTGGTGGAGCAGCGGCCGCACCTGTTCGACGCGGACATCCGCCAGAACCTGCTCTTCGCCCGCGACACCGCGAGCGACGACGAGTTGCTCGGCGTGCTGGACCGGGTCGGGCTGCGCGAGTGGGTGCTCGAACGCGGCGGGCTCTCCGCGCCCGTCGGCGAGCGCGGCGCCCTGGTCTCGGGCGGGCAGGCTCAGCGGATCGCGCTCGCGCGGGCGCTGCTCGCCGACTTCCCGGTGCTCATCGTCGACGAGCCGACCGCCAACGTGGATGCCGCGGTCGCGGATCGGATCGTCCGCGATGTGCTGACCACCGCAGCGGAGGACGAACGCACCGTGCTGCTCATCTCGCACACCGAGGTGCCCGGCGAGCTGATCGACCGCAGCCTCCGGATGGAGGACGGGCGGCTGGTCGCCTGAGCGCGGGCGCGGACCCGGTGGGTCGCTACTCGCCCGGCTCCGGCAGCGGCCGGGCGAGCGCCGCGAAGCGGGCGCGCCACGCATCCGTCCGCGCCGGGTCGGCGGCGAGCGCCGGACCGTCGACCCAGGCGGTGACCGCACGGATGCCGTGCAGCGCGTTGACCGCCCACAGCACGGCCCCCTCGAGCTGTGCAGGGCGCACCTCCTCCTCGTCGACCGGCACGCCGACCGCCGCGGCGATCCCGCGGACCGTCCGCGCGGCGACGCTGTCGACGCGCGGCAGCGCGAGCGGCGGGGTGAACAGGGTGCCGTCGCGCCACCACAGCAGGGCCGTGGTGGCGCCGTCGGCCACGCGTCCGTCGTCGAGGAGGACCGCCTCCTGCGCGCCGCGCCGCTGTGCGGCCTGGCGCGCCGCGCTCAGTCGTTCGATGTCCGGGCCCTTCAGATGCGGCACCTGGCGCGGGTCGCGTTCCGCGGTCGCCACCACCAGGCGCTCCGTCAGCTCGGGCGCCGGACGCACCCGCACGCGCAACCGCAGCGCGTCGCGCACGCGCACCAGCTCGAACCGCGGGAACCAGACGCCGGTGCGCGGCAGCGCCGCTACGCCCGCCTCCCAGAACTCCGCGAGGTCGTCCCCGCCGTAGCCCTGCTCGCGCACCGTGTCGGCGAAGCGCGAGCGGTGCAGCCGCAGCGCGAGGGCCGCGCCGTGACGGACCAGGAAGGAATCGGCGGCAAGCAGCTCGGTCTCGACCACTTCGCAGTCGTCACGGATCCGCAGTTCGCCGTCCGCCCAGTCGGCGAGGGTCGTCAGGGGTTCCGTCGTGCGCGCATCCACTCGCCTAGGCTAGTCCGGTGGCCCCACCGCTCCGCGTGCTCCGGCTCGACACCTGGGTCGACCCGGCGGACGCGTTCGCCGCGCTGTTCGCTGCGCCGGACGCGGGCGACGCCGTCTGGCTCGACAGCGGTCCGGAGGCGACGGAGGGCCGCAGCCTGATCGGCACCGGCACCGTCACCGCGACCGCCTCGGTCGCCGACGGCACCGTGACGCTCGGTGGGCGCACTCGTGAGGGCGACATCCTGAGCGCACTGCGCGACGACCTGGCCGGCCGAGCGACCGGCGAGACGTCCGGTCATCCGCTGGGGTGGTGGGGACGACTGGGATACGAGGCCGGTGCCGCGGCGGCCGGCGCGCCCGTCGCCCCCACGGGGATCCCGGACGCGGCCCTCCTGCTGGTCGACCGCCTCCTGTCGTTCGACCACGCGGCGCGGACCGTCGAGCTGGTCGCGGCCGACGATGCGGACGGGCGGGCGTGGATCGCGGCGACCGGCGAGGTCCTGGCACACTGCGGCGGCGCGGCCGCGGCACGTCTCGCCGAGCACACCGTGCCGGACGCCACCGCCACGTGGCGCCACGACGACACCGCGTACCTGGCCGCGATCGCGGCCTGTCAGGAGGCCATCCGCGCCGGGGACGCCTACCAGCTGTGCCTCACCAACCGGGCGGAGGCCCGGACCGCGGCCGATCCGCTCGCGGTGCACCTGCGGCTCCGCCGCGCCAGCCCCGCGCCGCACGCCGGGTTCGTCCGGATCGGCGGGGACGTGCTCGTCAGCTCCTCGCCCGAGGAGTTCCTCCGCGTCGACGCGGGCGGACGCGTCCGCACCCGTCCGATCAAGGGAACGCGACCGCGCGGGGCGACCGTCGCCGACGACCTCGCCCTCCGGGCGGAGCTGGAGGCGAGCGAGAAGGAGCGCGCCGAGAACGTCATGATCGTCGACCTCATGCGCAACGACCTCGGCCGCGTCTGCGAACTCGGCACGGTCGAGGTGACCAGCCTGCTCGCCGTCGAGAGCTACGCGCAGGTCCACCAGCTCGTCTCGAGCGTCGAGGGGCGGCTGCGCGCCGGACTCGGAGCGGTGGATGCGGTCGCCGCGTGCTTCCCGGCAGGCTCGATGACCGGCACGCCGAAGCTCAGCGCGATGCGCATCCTGAATCGGCTGGAAGACGGTCCGCGCGGTGCGTTCGCGGGCTGCTTCGGCTACGTCGGCCTCGACGGGAGCGCGCGGCTCGCCATGGTGATCCGCAGCCTCTACTTCACCGCCGGCACGGTCAGCATCGGGGCCGGCGGCGGCATCACGGCGCTGTCCGTGCCGGAGGAGGAGCTCGCGGAGGTGCGGGTGAAGGCGTCGGCGCTGCTCGCTGCCGCGGGCCTGACCGCGCAGGACCCTCCGGACGTCACGCCCGCGGCGAACTGAGGGCGCGCTGGGAACGGACTGGACGGCGCCGACGTTTAGTACTCTGGAGACCCGGGCCATCTCGCCCGGACCTCTTCCGTGCCGCCCGATCCCGCCCGCGGCACGACGGAACCGAGAATGAGAGTCACGTGGCACACGAGCACGACGCAGCCGGCACCACGGCCGCGAGCACCCCGCAGGACGCACCCGACCGCCCGCAGTACGACTTCGCGGCGATCCAGGAGAAGTGGCTCCCGGTCTGGGAGGAGCTGCGACCCTTCGCGACCGACGACCCCGCCGACAAGCGCCCGCGCAAGTACATCCTCGACATGTTCCCGTACCCGTCCGGCGACCTGCACATGGGTCACGCCGAGGCTTACGCGCTGGGCGACGTGATCGCCCGCTACTGGCGTCAGCAGGGTTTCAACGTGCTGCATCCGATCGGCTGGGACTCGTTCGGCCTGCCCGCCGAGAACGCCGCCATCAAGCGCGGCCTCGACCCGGCCGGCTGGACCAACGACAACATCGCCCAGCAGAAGGCGAGCATGCGCCGCTACGCGCCCAGCTTCGACTGGGACCGCGTGCTGCAGACGTCCGACCCGGCGTACTACCGCTGGAACCAGTGGCTGTTCCTGAAGCTGTACGAGAAGGGCCTGGCGTACCGCAAGGCCAGCCAGGTCAACTGGTGTCCCTTCGACCAGACGGTGCTGGCGAACGAGCAGGTCGTGAACGGCCGCTGCGAGCGCTGCGACAACCTGGTCACCAAGAAGAAGCTGACCCAGTGGTACTTCCGCATCACCGACTACGCGGACCGCCTGCTCGACGACCTGAACCAGCTGGAGGGCGCCTGGCCGTCCAAGGTCATCTCGATGCAGCGCAACTGGATCGGCCGGTCCACGGGCGCCGACGTGACCTTCCAGATCGAGGGGCGCGACGAGCCGGTCACGGTCTACACGACCCGTCCCGACACGCTGTACGGCGTCACGTTCATGGTGGTCGCGCCCGACTCCGACCTGGCCGCCGAGCTGGTTCAGGATGCGCGTCCCGAGGTGCGCAAGCGCTTCGACGACTACCTGGAGGCCGTGCGCGGCACCACGGAGATGGACCGCCTGAGCACCGAGCGCGAGAAGACCGGTGTGTTCCTGGAGCGCCACGCGATCAACCCGCTGACCGGTGAGCGGCTGCCGATCTGGGCGGCCGACTACGTGCTGAGCGACTACGGCCACGGCGCGATCATGGCCGTGCCCGCGCACGACCAGCGCGACCTCGACTTCGCTCGCGCGTTCGACCTGCCCGTGCGCGTGGTCGTCGACACGACGCAGCCGGTGACCGGCGCCATCCCGGTGATCCACACCGACCCGGAGACCGGCGAGCCGATCCTGCCCGAGGAGGCGGCGCTCGAGAACCCGTCCGAGACGGGCGTGGCGCTGACCGGCGAGGGCCGGCTGATCAACTCGGGTCCGTTCGACGGACTGAGCAAGTCCAACGCCATCCGTCGCGTCACCGAGGCGCTGCAGGCGGCGCACCTGGGCGCCGCCGCGAAGAACTTCCGCCTGCGCGACTGGCTGATCTCGCGTCAGCGGTACTGGGGCACGCCCATCCCGATCATCCACTGCGAGCAGTGCGGCGAGGTCCCGGTGCCCGAGGCCGACCTGCCCGTGCTGCTGCCGCCGGCCGACGGACTGGACCTGCAGCCCAAGGGCACGAGCCCGCTGGGCGGAGCGACCGACTGGGTCAACGTCTCCTGCCCGAGCTGCGGCGGCCCGGCCAAGCGCGACACGGACACGATGGACACGTTCGTCGACAGCTCCTGGTACTTCCTGCGGTTCCTGTCGCCGAAGGACGACACCCAGGCGTTCGACCCGCGCGAGGCCGAGAAGTGGGCGCCCGTCGACCAGTACGTGGGCGGCGTCACGCACGCCATCCTGCACCTGCTGTACGCGCGCTTCATCACGAAGGTGCTGTTCGACCTCGGCTACATCAGCTTCACGGAGCCGTTCACGGCGCTGCTCAACCAGGGTCTGGTGCTCATGGACGGCTCCGCGATGTCGAAGTCGCGCGGCAACCTGGTGAAGCTGTCCGAGCAGCTCGACGAGCACGGCGTGGATGCGGTGCGCCTGACGATGGCGTTCGCCGGACCTCCGGAGGACGACATCGACTGGGCGGACGTGTCGCCCGCCGGCAGCGCCAAGTTCCTGGCCCGCGCGTGGCGGATCGCGGACGACGTCACCAGCGCGCCCGACGTGGTCTGGAAGACCGGCGACCCGGCACTGCGCCGGGTGACGCACCGCTTCCTGGCGGATGCGCCCGGTCTCGTGGAGTCCTTCAAGTTCAACGTCGTCGTCGCACGCCTGATGGAGCTCGTCAACGCGACCCGCAAGGCGATCGACACGGGCGCCGGCCCGGCCGACGCCGCGGTGCGGGAGGCGGCCGAGGTCATCGCCATGGCGCTGAACCTGTTCTCGCCGTACACGGCGGAGGAGATGTGGCAGAAGCTCGGCTACGAGCCGTCGGTCGCCCTGGCGCAGTGGCGCAAGCCCGACCCGACGCTGCTGATCGAGGAGTCGGTCACGGCGGTGGTCCAGGTGGACGGCAAGGTGCGCGACCGCCTCGAGGTGTCGCCGAAGATCGCATCGGACGAGCTGGAGGCCCTGGCGCGTCAGTCGGACGCCGTGCGCCGCTCGGTCGGCGACCGCGAGGTCGTCAACGTGATCGTGCGGGCGCCGCGCCTGGTCAACATCGCGACCAAGCCGCGGGGCTGAGCGCCGGGTCGTCATCGCGCAAAAGCGCCGGGTTGTTTCCACAGCCCGGCGCTTTCGGCGTTTCTGCACCGATTCGGCGTCGGCGCGCACGGGACAAGTGCCGCTTTCTAGCGTGAGGGGATGCGACACCGAGCACATCCTTCCGCGGCGGACGATGCCATGGATGCCGACCTGTCTGCCGCCGGAGCTTCTCCGACGGCGCCAAGGCGGCTGCGCCTCGGAGTTGGAGCCGCGGTGGTGCTGCTGATCCTGGCGGGGGTCCTCGCAGTGCTGGTCTCTGCGGGCGCCCAGCAGGGCCACTCCGTGGGGCTGCCGACGCCGACCGCGCGCTCGTCTGTCAGGGCTGGGTTGGATGCGTCCGGCACGCCGCTCCCGAACGCCGGGGGCTCGGTACTCGTCCACGTCACGGGGGCGGTGCGGAAACCGGGGCTGGTATCGCTGGCGCCGGGAGCACGAGTGGTGGATGCGGTCGCCGCGGCCGGTGGGCTCACGGACGACGCGGAGGCGGCCGGGGTGAACCTCGCGCGACCGGTCGCCGACGGTGAGCAGCTCGTGGTGCCCCGCGTCGGCGAGACGGCGCCGGCCGCCGCGCCGGGTGCGGGCGGTGCCGGGACTTCGGCGACCGGCTCTGCGCCGCCGGCCGGGGCGACCGTGAACCTGAACACCGCCACGCAGGCGGAGCTCGAGACGCTGCCGCGCATCGGGCCGGCGCTCGCGCAGCGCATCCTGGACTGGCGTCAGGCGAACGGGCGCTTCGCCCAGGTGACCGATCTGATGAAGGTGACCGGGATCGGCCAGAAGCTCTTCGACGGGCTCAAGGACCGGGTGGTGGTCTGATGCCGGACCTTCGGCTCGCGTTGCCCGCCGTGTGCCTCTGGGCGACGTGCGCGGTGCTGATCGGGCTGACGGATGCGGCGGCCGCGGTGTGTGCCGCGGCGGCGATCGGTGCGGCAGCGTTCATCGGTGTCGCTGTGGCCCGGGCGCGACGGAAGTCGGTCAGGCCGTTGCCCGCCGGCCGGAGTCGAGTCGGCCGTGACCGGCCGGGACGGGTGCTCGCCTGCGTCGCCGTCATGCTCGGTGCCGTCGCGCTCGGAGCAGGGGTGGTGGCGGCGCAAGCGCCGGGCCGGGATGCGCAGGACCTGGACCGCGCCGCTCGGCGCTCCGACGTGGTCCAGGTCGTCGTGCGCGTCGAGCGTCCGCCGCACCGCATGGCCGGGGGCTTCGGTTCGGAGCCCCGCTGGACGCTGCGCGGCACGACCGTGGAGGAGCCGCGCGGGGTCCCGGTCAGCGTGCAGTTCGACGCGGCACCGGACCAAGCGCGCGCCTTCGCCCTCGGAGCGACGGCACGCGCGGAGGGAGTGCCACGCCGTGACGACCCGGGAGAGGCGACGAGCTACACGGTGCGCAGCGCGGGCGCCGACGCGGTGAGAATCACAGAGCCTCCGCCGCCCTGGCTGGCATGGGCCGCCGCGGCGCGGACGACCTTCGCTGCAGCCGCCGCGCGGACACCCGGCGACGGCGGCACCCTGCTGCCCGGCCTCGCCATCGGCGACGAGACCGACCTCTCACCGGCACTCGACGAGGCGATGACCGCCTCATCGCTCAGCCACCTGACGGCCGTGTCCGGGGCGAACTGCGCTCTGGTGATCGGGCTGGTGTTCCTGATCGCCCGCGCCGCGGGAGCCGGTCGGCGCACGCGCATCGTGGCCGCCGGCGCAGCGCTCGCAGGTTTCGTCGCGCTGGTCGGGCCCGGCGCGAGCGTGATCCGTGCGGCCGCGATGGCGGGCGTCGTCCTCATCGGGCTCGCCCGCGGACGTCCGGCCGACGGCGTCCCGGCTCTCGCGCTGGCGGGCATCGTGCTGCTGGTGCACGACCCCTGGCTGGCTCGCGACTACGGCTTCGTCCTGTCCGCGCTCGCGACAACCGGGCTGCTGGTGCTCGCCGGACCGCTCGCGACGGTGCTCACGCGGTGGATGCCGCGGGCGCTGGCGCTCGCCCTGGCGATCCCGACCGCTGCTCAGCTGGCCTGTCAGCCGGTCCTGGTGCTGCTCTCGCCGACGCTCCCGCTGTACGGCGTCCCGGCCAACCTGCTCGCCGAGCCCGCCGCGCCGATCGCGACCATGCTCGGGTGCCTGGCGTGCGCCGTGCTTCCCTGGGCGCCGGCACTCGGCGAGCTGATCGTCCGGCTGGCGTGGCTCCCGGCCGCCTGGATCGCCCAGGTGGCGACCGCGATGAGCGCGCTTCCCGGTGTGGCGCTGCCGTGGGCTCCCGGTCCGCTCGGCGTCGCCCTGAGCGGGGCTGTGCTGGTGGCGGTCGCCGTTCTCGTCCTCGGGCGGCGTGCGCCGCGTGCCGTCGCGATCGTCGCGTGCGCCGCCCTCCTCATCGGCGTCGTCGGGTACGTCGGCGCCCTCGGCGGAGCCGCCGTCGGACGCGCCGTCGCCCTGCCCGCCGACTGGCAGCTGGCCGCGTGCGACGTGGGTCAGGGAGACGCCCTGCTCCTGCGCGACGGCGACGCGGTCGGGATGATCGATGTCGGGCGCCACCCGGAGCCTGCCACCGCGTGCCTCGACCGGCTCGGGATCCAGCACATCGATGTCCTGATCCTCAGCCACTTCGACGCGGACCACGTCGGCGGGGTGGAAGGGGTCGCCTCGCGCGTCCGCCGTGCGATCGTGCAACGCCCGGTGCGGGATGCCGACGAGCGCACGCTCGACGTCCTGCGCGCAGCGGGCGTGCCGGTGGAGCGGGGGAGCGCCGGACTGCACGGCGAACTGGGCGCACTCAGCTGGCGACTGCTCTGGCCGACGGCGACCGGCGGGTCCGGAATGGACTCCGGCGGGTCCGGCATGGACACCGGCAACCCCGGCAGCCTCACCGTCGAGGCGGAGGGCCGAGGGCTGCGGTCGCTGTTCCTGGGCGACCTGGGGGAGGAGGCGCAGGATGCCGTGCTCGCCACGCGGGCGGTCCGTCCCGTCGACGTGGTCAAAGTCGCGCACCACGGATCGGCCGACCAGAGCCCGGCGATGTATCGCGCGCTCGGCGCACGCCTGGGACTGGTCTCGGTCGGCGTCCACAACGGCTACGGGCATCCCACGCGCCGGGCACTCGATCTGCTGGCGTCCTGCGGGACACCCGTGGCACGGACCGATGAGCAGGGGCTGGTCCTCGTGTCGCCCGGGCCGGACGGGATCCGCGTCTGGAGCGAACGGCCGCCCGCGTCGAGTGCCGGTGGTCCCCCGTATCCTGGAGGAGTGAACCGGCCCGACGCCGGATCCGCACAAGCGCAAGGAGACACGTGGCGACCCGAGCCGGCAGCAGAGGTGGAGCGAGCAAGACGCGGCCCGCCGCGAGCGCCATCCCGCAGCTCCCGTGGAACCAGATCCGCACGGCCCCGGTGGTGCTCGTCACGGGTTCGGAGGGCTTCCTCGCCGACCGGGCCGTGCGCACACTGCGCGACGCACTCAAGGCCGACGACCCCAGTCTCGAGATCAGCGATCTGCACGCGGGGGACTACGCGCCGGGGGAGCTGCTCACCCTCGCGAGCCCCTCCCTGTTCGGTGAGCCGCGCCTCATCCGGGTGGACGCCGTCGAGAAGTGCAACGACGCGTTCCTGGCCGACATGCTCGACTACCTGAACGCCCCCGCCGACGGCACCGTGGTGACGTTGCGGCATGCCGGCGGTGTGCGCGGCAAGAAGCTGCTCGACGCGATCCGTGCGGGCACCGGCGGCGGCATCGAGGTGGTCTGCGCCGAGCTCAAGAAGGATGCGGAGAAGTACGACTTCGCGCAGGCCGAGTTCGCGTCCGCGGGCCGCAAGGTGACCCCCGGAGCGCTCCGCGCCATCACGTCGGCGTTCTCCGACGACCTCGCCGAGCTCGCGGCCGCGTGCCAGCAGCTGCTCTCCGATTCGGCGGAGCAGATCACCGAGGCGACGGTCGACAAGTACTACGGCGGACGCGTCGAGACGAACGCGTTCCAGGTGGCGGACGCGGCGATCGCCGGCCGCCACGGTGAGGCGCTCGTCACGATGCGCCACGCGCTTGCGTCGGGGGCCGATCCCGTGCCCATGGTCGCGGCCTTCGCCAGCAAGATCCGCACGATGGCCAAGATCTCCGGCGCGCAGGGCGGATCCGGGCAGCTCGCTCAGCAGTTCGGCCTGGCGCCCTGGCAGGTCGATCGGGCGCGCCGCGACCTCCAGGGCTGGACGGAGGACGGGCTCGGACGCTGCATCGAGCTCCTCGCCGAGACGGACGCCGACGTCAAGGGCGGCGGCCGCGACCCGGTGTTCGCCCTCGAGCGCATGATCCGCGTGGTCAGCGCCCGCGGGCGCGACTGAACCGCGCGGTCGGACCGGGAACGCGACTCGACCGCGTCCGCACATGCAGCGAGCCCCCGCCCGGACCGTGGTCCAGAAGCGGGGGCTCGCTCGCGGCGCGGGACAGGTCCCGCGGTCGGTCGTCGCTTAGAGCGCGGCGACCTGCTTGGCGATCGCAGACTTGCGGTTCGCCGCCTGGTTCTTGTGGATGACGCCCTTGCTGGCCGCCTTGTCGATCTTCTTCGCAGCGAGGCGCAGCGCCGCGGTCGCCTTGTCCTTGTCGCCGGAGACGACGGCCTCACGGGTGGCGCGGATGGCGGTCTTGAGCTCGCTCTTGACGGCCTTGTTGCGCTCCTGCGCCTTCTTGTTGGTGCGGTTGCGCTTGATCTGCGACTTGATGTTTGCCACGAGTGGTCACTTTCGTTTCTGAGTGAGTTAGGGATGTGCCGCTCAGCGGAGAGGGCGCCTTGCGGCGTTTCGTGCGGACACATCCACACGCAAGCCAACAAACAACTCTACCAGCGGGTCCCGCATCCCGCCAAAATCGCTGCGACAGAATCGCTGAGACGGCCCGGCAGGCGCGGACGCGCGAGCCGGCTCAGACCCGCGCCGGCGCGTACGAACCGACGAGCAGCTCCTCCAGCAGAGTGGCGCCGTTCGGCTCCCAGCCGAGGTCGATCCGGGCCTTCGAGCCGCGCGCCTGCTGGTCGAGCAGAAGCGCCTCCGCGAGGCCCTCGCCGAGGCGGGAGCGCGTCTCGTCTACGGGCTCCGTGACCACCCCGCCGGTGAGGCCGGCGGCCTGCGCGGCCGCCTCGCCGAGCTCGCGCACGGTCGGGTTCTGACCACCCGCGCCGATGTACGTCGCGCCGGCGGTGCCGTGCTCCAGCGCCAGCACGTACAGAGCGGCCAGGTCGTCGACGTGCACGGTCGCCCAGTGCTGCGACCCGTCGCCGATCAGGCGGAGGGCCGGAGCGGCGCCCTCGGTCCGCGGAGCGTCGGCCACCACGTTCGGCAGGCCCTTGCCGTGCCCGTACACGATCGACGGGACCACGACGGTCCCGCGCACGCCCTTGGCGCCGCGGACCAGGCCCTCGGCCGCCGAGCGCCAGGCGGTGATCGCCGGCGGTGCGACGGGCGACTCCTCGGTGATGTCGTCGTTCGATCCGTAGGTCCAGATCCCCCCGGTGTGCACGAACGGCTTGCCCGACCCGGCGAGACCGGCCAGGACGGCAGGCACCAGCACGGCGTCGACGTCCTTGCCCGACGCCAGGTGGATGACGCCGTCGCTGACGCGCGCCGTACGCTCCACGAGGTCCGCGTCGGACGCGTCGCCGACGACCGCCGACGCGCCGACGGCCTCGACCGCTGAGGCCTTGTCCGCGTCGCGGACCAGGGCGGTGACGCTGTGGCCCTCGTCGAGAAGGCGGGTGAGCACGGAGGATCCGATGAAGCCGGTCGCGCCGGTGAGGAGGATGTTCATAATCGTCCACAACTGACGGAGCGGATGAATATTCCGCAGATCGCATCGGTCCCGATGGGCCCGCACGCGACGCGCGTACGCTCGGATTATGACTTCCTCCACTATCGCCATCGTCAACGGTCACGTCGTCCCCGTCGCCCAGCCGCCCATCGAGAACGGCACCGTCCTCGTCCGCGACGGCGTCATCGAGGCGGTCGGGCCGGCCGACCAGGTGACAATTCCCGACGGCGTCACGGTGGTGGATGCGGCCGGCAAGTGGGTGCTCCCGGGCTTCATCGAGTCGCACGGCCATGTCGGCATCCACGAGGAGGCGAACGGACCGGCCGGCGACGACACGAACGAGATGACGACCCCGAACACGGCGGCCGTCCGCGCGATCGACGCGATCAACATCGACGACGAGGGGTTCCGCGACGCGCTCTCCGGCGGTGTCACCTCGGTGGTCGTGAAGCCCGGGTCGGGCAACCCCATCGGCGGTCAGACCGTCGCGATCAAGACCTGGGGCGGTCGCATCATCGACGAGCAGATCATCCACGAGGCGGTGAGCGTCAAGTCGGCTCTCGGCGAGAATCCGAAGCGCGTCTACGGCGGCAAGAACCAGACGCCGAGCACGCGTCTCGGCGTCGCCATGATCGTCCGCGAGGCGTTCGTCGCCGCCCAGAACTACCGGGCGCAGCGCGACAACGCCGAGCGGGAGGGCAAGCCGTTCGACCGCGACCTGTCGAAGGAGACCCTGGTCCGGGTGCTCGACGGCGAGCTCGCGTGGGATCAGCACACGCACCGCCACGACGACATCGCCACCGCGCTGCGCCTCGCGGACGAGTTCGGCTACCGCCTGGTCGTCAACCACGGCACCGAGGCGCACAAGATCGCCGACGTGCTGGCCGAGCGCGACATCCCGGTGATCTTCGGGCCGATGTTCACGTCGCGGTCCAAGGTCGAGCTGCGCGACCGTGCCATCGCCAACCTCGCGGTGCTGGCGAAGGCGGGCGTGCGGGTCGCGATCACGACGGACCACCCGGTGGTGCCGATCAACTTCCTGATCTACCAGGCGGCCCTCGCGGTGAAGGACGGGCTGCCGCGCGAGACGGCGCTCGAAGCGCTGACGGTCAACCCGGCCGCATTCCTGCGGCTGGACGACCGGGTCGGCTCGCTGACGCCCGGTCTCGACGGCGACGTGGTCGTGTGGTCGGGCGACCCGCTCGACGTGAACTCGCGCGCCGAGCGCGTGTTCATCCAGGGCGCCGAGGTCTACCGGTTCGAAGACGGACAGGGGCGCGTGGTCGAGCGCGCCGAGCGGTTCGCCTGACCGCGGGCCGCGGTCGTCCCGGGCGCGCACGCGGGCCCGCACCCGGGTGCGCTGCCGGGTGCGCACGCGGGTGCGCTGCGCGGCCCGAGGACATGGGAGAATGGCCGGACGATGTCACCACGAGCTCTCCAGGCCCTCGAGCCCGCCGCGACCGACCCGGCCTCCCTCCGCAACTTCTGCATCATCGCGCACATCGACCACGGCAAATCGACGCTGGCCGACCGGATGCTGCAGATCACCGGCGTGGTCGCCGAGCGGGACATGCGCGCCCAGTACCTCGACCGCATGGACATCGAGCGCGAGCGCGGCATCACGATCAAGAGCCAGGCCGTCCGGATGCCGTGGGAGGTCGACGGCCAGACCTTCGCGCTGAACATGAT is drawn from Leifsonia shinshuensis and contains these coding sequences:
- the holA gene encoding DNA polymerase III subunit delta, translating into MATRAGSRGGASKTRPAASAIPQLPWNQIRTAPVVLVTGSEGFLADRAVRTLRDALKADDPSLEISDLHAGDYAPGELLTLASPSLFGEPRLIRVDAVEKCNDAFLADMLDYLNAPADGTVVTLRHAGGVRGKKLLDAIRAGTGGGIEVVCAELKKDAEKYDFAQAEFASAGRKVTPGALRAITSAFSDDLAELAAACQQLLSDSAEQITEATVDKYYGGRVETNAFQVADAAIAGRHGEALVTMRHALASGADPVPMVAAFASKIRTMAKISGAQGGSGQLAQQFGLAPWQVDRARRDLQGWTEDGLGRCIELLAETDADVKGGGRDPVFALERMIRVVSARGRD
- the rpsT gene encoding 30S ribosomal protein S20 produces the protein MANIKSQIKRNRTNKKAQERNKAVKSELKTAIRATREAVVSGDKDKATAALRLAAKKIDKAASKGVIHKNQAANRKSAIAKQVAAL
- a CDS encoding NAD-dependent epimerase/dehydratase family protein codes for the protein MNILLTGATGFIGSSVLTRLLDEGHSVTALVRDADKASAVEAVGASAVVGDASDADLVERTARVSDGVIHLASGKDVDAVLVPAVLAGLAGSGKPFVHTGGIWTYGSNDDITEESPVAPPAITAWRSAAEGLVRGAKGVRGTVVVPSIVYGHGKGLPNVVADAPRTEGAAPALRLIGDGSQHWATVHVDDLAALYVLALEHGTAGATYIGAGGQNPTVRELGEAAAQAAGLTGGVVTEPVDETRSRLGEGLAEALLLDQQARGSKARIDLGWEPNGATLLEELLVGSYAPARV
- a CDS encoding amidohydrolase, with the protein product MTSSTIAIVNGHVVPVAQPPIENGTVLVRDGVIEAVGPADQVTIPDGVTVVDAAGKWVLPGFIESHGHVGIHEEANGPAGDDTNEMTTPNTAAVRAIDAINIDDEGFRDALSGGVTSVVVKPGSGNPIGGQTVAIKTWGGRIIDEQIIHEAVSVKSALGENPKRVYGGKNQTPSTRLGVAMIVREAFVAAQNYRAQRDNAEREGKPFDRDLSKETLVRVLDGELAWDQHTHRHDDIATALRLADEFGYRLVVNHGTEAHKIADVLAERDIPVIFGPMFTSRSKVELRDRAIANLAVLAKAGVRVAITTDHPVVPINFLIYQAALAVKDGLPRETALEALTVNPAAFLRLDDRVGSLTPGLDGDVVVWSGDPLDVNSRAERVFIQGAEVYRFEDGQGRVVERAERFA